A stretch of DNA from Oryza brachyantha chromosome 9, ObraRS2, whole genome shotgun sequence:
gcAACTTTCGTTCTCGCTAAATAAcctaaaaacatttatattttgtaacggGGTATTAGCTATTAGGATGAGTCAAGACGGGTTAAATCTCACAGTAGTATTCAAtacatcccaaaataaattaacttctaaatttttaatatcgtctcaaaataaatcgaCTTCTCCGGTCTTATTAGCACTGACAGGAAACACTTTCACTAAAAACATCCAAATAGTCCAATCGAACTCGCTTCATTTCCAAAAGCAGGCAAAACCCCACGAACTCCCCCCGCTCTTCGGCGTTTCGTCTCCCGCGGCGGAGCTCTGCCCCAACCGCCGGCCGCCTATCTCGACGGCGGATCGCCCCCGCCCCTCCGGCATGTGCTCCGACAAAGACGAGCTgctggacgccgccgccgccgacgacgacgacgccgagtACTACTACTGTAGCGACGGGGAgtgtggcagcggcggcggcggcgggagcgacgAGGGCCGCGACGAGCTCGTTTCCGGGCGCGACCAGGTGGTGTGGATTGTGATCGATGCCCCTGGTGCTAGCTCCTCGTACGTTTGGCGCTCTGGCCGAGAGGCCTTCGTGTGCTCATGCCTTGGGAGTGGCGCGATTAGCTGTGATGAATTTTGGTGATTAGTGACTTTGATGTCGATCGGTTTTGGGAGCAAAAACCCTGCGAGCCCTGTCGTGATTGCTTCGAGGGTTTTGAGCGGACAGGTGCAATGCAATGCGATGGTGCCATGGTGGGTGTATGTAGTTGCAGAGGCAAATGGTTATGAATTTTCTGCCTTACGTGTAGCAAAACATTCATcgtttcaaaacaaaaaatggtaGCAAAATACTCATCAAGGAGGTCGATAGATATGGTGTTTATCCACAGCTTGTACTACTTCTTTTTTAGAGAAAGAGGGGTAACCTCTCCCATTTCATTAAGAGAAATGCAGCATTATGCATAGCTAGCATCGATCAATTGGATGGCTGTTTTATCTTCTCTACAGATTGAGGCTGATATTTTCCTACTCTGCATTATATGTCCTTAACATAATTGTGCTttgcttctttctctttctataTTATTGTATGCTTGGTGTCAGAACTAACTCAAATTCGGTCTCTCTTGTGTTCGTTTTTCTTATGAACAGAGATATGTTGTGTTAACCGAAAAAGATATACACGAGCGACAAGAGGAAATGATAAGCCGCGTCTCTGCCATATTTTCGGTTCCAAGGGAATCAGCATGCGTCCTCCTTTGCTGCTACAAATGGTCAGTGCTGCCACCTAATATATGTGGCTTGCCATGTCATGTGTGAGATAAAGTTCCATGTTCGAGCAGCTCGTCCCACACTACTGTTATTTATTCTGTTGTAGTGAATTTGAGAAGCCCGTCTCATGGAAGCTTCTCTGATTTACAAGATGTACTGCAAATGCTTTGCATagctatatgtatatttaaatagCATTTTCTTACTGCTGGCCTGCCGCAAAGGAAGGATGCTTTTGAGCTAAACTAGAAGATCCTCATCTATGTTATCAATGTTATCTTTGTTTTGCTGGGCAGGAGTATTAGCAAGTTAAGTGATGACTGGTTTGCAGATGAAGAAAATGTCCGCCACTCTGTTGGCTTACCAACAAATGTTGTTTGTGTTCCTGATTGTCCTAAGGTAGAATTGCGTATCTAAAATGTATGGAgcttcattgttttttttttaatcttatcaaTGGTAGCATGTTGTAATTTCTAATCATTTCTTTGGTTGCAGCTAACTTGTGGAATATGTTTTGAAGGATATGCTGCAAATGCAATGAGCTGTGCTGGTTGTCCTCATTTCTATTGTCATGAATGTTGGGAAGGTCTCTCTATCACTCTCCATCTCTCATGCTTACATTACATGTTCTTTGTGACTTTTAAGTTTTGTTAGTTTACTTGTAACATTATGAAATTGATTGCTATTGCAATTATAATAATTGATATATGACTTTATATTTCTCACTTTCGGTAGTTTGTAGCCTTCTTGTTCTTACAATAATTCTGAAATTTATGGTGCTAACCTAAGGTAAAATTTCAGGGTATATTAGTGCCGCAATAAATGATGGTCCAGGGTGTTTGGTGTTGCAGTGCCCCGAGCCATCTTGTGATGCAATTGTTCTTGAAGACATGATTAATAGTCTGACGAAAAATGAGGATAAAGTGAAGTATGCACGATTTGTATTATGGTCATATATTGAAGGTAACAAGAAGGTAATTTTTTGAAGTACTCAACACTTGTAATGGTTCACGTTATCTTTCTCCCAATTATGTTTGTTCAAACTTACTGTATTGCCCATCAGTTAATATTTATTACTTTAAAGTTGGCATAGACTCATTTTTTATGCCAAGTGTCATTGTCACCCTAAAAATTTGTTAAAGACTTATTTCTGatgtaatataaattaaatcctGCAGATAAAATGGTGTCCAGCTCCTGATTGTACCTATGCGGTTGAGTTTCTTGGTGATAGGAACTATGATATCtcatgcaaatgcaaattCAGTTTCTGCTGGAATGTGGGtatttcttatgtttatttatttatttacttgtattcatttttagattgATTAGTTTACATTACCAGTTAAGCctctggtaaaaaaaatgcagtgtGGAGAGGATGCTCATCGGCCAGTTAGCTGTGACACAGTCTCAAAGTGGATACTAAAGAACAGTGCGGAATCTGAAAACATGAATTGGTTTGTCACACACATGAttccctttttatttttgtatttgttacttagagtttgttttacTTTATCCTTTCCAACttgaatatttctttttgtaaAAGACTTTTGCCATTTTAATTTACTGAGTACATAAGGGAAAGCTGGAAGCTGTTTCTCAAATGTTGTTTCCCCCCAGGATACTAGCTAATTCTAAGCCCTGTCCAAAATGCAAACGACCTATAGAGAAGAATCAGGGATGCATGCATATGACATGCAGTCCTCCTTGTAAATTCGAGTTTTGCTGGTAAGCTTCCCTCTTTGCACATTTGTTTTGATGGTGATGGTGTGCATCTTGCATTGAAATTGTTTTGTCTTTGGTATGATCTTCCACGGTTGCAGGTTATGCCTAGGTGAATGGTCAGGTCATGGACAAAGTACTGGTGGCTTTTATACCTGCAATCGTTATAAATCAGCAAAGAAAGAAGGCTTGGTATATTTCATCTTTGACACTGTATTGTGCTTGTGCAAGAAGAACCATGTACATCAGTACATGGGATTTCTTAAATTATGTTACCATTGCTAGAATAATAATAGCTAGCTATTGGCATGCTACCTATTCGTGTGTTCCTTTCATTCCTTTATACTACTTTGCTGTGTTTCAATTTATCTGTTTACCTTCGTGCCAATGATCTC
This window harbors:
- the LOC102721020 gene encoding probable E3 ubiquitin-protein ligase ARI5 isoform X2, producing MCSDKDELLDAAAADDDDAEYYYCSDGECGSGGGGGSDEGRDELVSGRDQRYVVLTEKDIHERQEEMISRVSAIFSVPRESACVLLCCYKWSISKLSDDWFADEENVRHSVGLPTNVVCVPDCPKLTCGICFEGYAANAMSCAGCPHFYCHECWEGYISAAINDGPGCLVLQCPEPSCDAIVLEDMINSLTKNEDKVKYARFVLWSYIEGNKKIKWCPAPDCTYAVEFLGDRNYDISCKCKFSFCWNCGEDAHRPVSCDTVSKWILKNSAESENMNWILANSKPCPKCKRPIEKNQGCMHMTCSPPCKFEFCWLCLGEWSGHGQSTGGFYTCNRYKSAKKEGLYDEAEARGERAKNSPERYMHYYERWASNQTSRQKAQADLQKVENGDLSKLSYVLGIPETQLKFIPEAWSQIIECRRVLKWTYAYGYYLHNKAKSDFFVYLQGEAESELERLHNCAENEMRAFLPKKGKKENNENESSRSLQDFIEFRVKLCGLTSVTRNYFENLVQALEAGLEDVEATGQPASVSTSSSAKPPAKGKLGQNKVARTSSEDPDGR
- the LOC102721020 gene encoding probable E3 ubiquitin-protein ligase ARI5 isoform X1, whose translation is MCSDKDELLDAAAADDDDAEYYYCSDGECGSGGGGGSDEGRDELVSGRDQRYVVLTEKDIHERQEEMISRVSAIFSVPRESACVLLCCYKWSISKLSDDWFADEENVRHSVGLPTNVVCVPDCPKLTCGICFEGYAANAMSCAGCPHFYCHECWEGYISAAINDGPGCLVLQCPEPSCDAIVLEDMINSLTKNEDKVKYARFVLWSYIEGNKKIKWCPAPDCTYAVEFLGDRNYDISCKCKFSFCWNPLVKKMQCGEDAHRPVSCDTVSKWILKNSAESENMNWILANSKPCPKCKRPIEKNQGCMHMTCSPPCKFEFCWLCLGEWSGHGQSTGGFYTCNRYKSAKKEGLYDEAEARGERAKNSPERYMHYYERWASNQTSRQKAQADLQKVENGDLSKLSYVLGIPETQLKFIPEAWSQIIECRRVLKWTYAYGYYLHNKAKSDFFVYLQGEAESELERLHNCAENEMRAFLPKKGKKENNENESSRSLQDFIEFRVKLCGLTSVTRNYFENLVQALEAGLEDVEATGQPASVSTSSSAKPPAKGKLGQNKVARTSSEDPDGR